One part of the Pseudomonas sp. MYb118 genome encodes these proteins:
- a CDS encoding phage holin family protein: MTNEQQALLDLPIWLVIVLALLGGVSGEMWRADKEGARGWSLLRRLALRSGACMICGVSALMLLYAAGLSIWVAGAFGCLTAMAGADVAIGLYERWAARRIGVCEIPPPDSRPDQ, from the coding sequence ATGACAAACGAGCAACAAGCGTTGTTGGACTTGCCGATCTGGCTGGTCATCGTGCTCGCCTTGCTGGGTGGGGTGTCCGGCGAGATGTGGCGCGCCGACAAGGAGGGCGCTCGCGGCTGGTCGTTGCTGCGGCGCCTGGCCCTGCGCTCCGGCGCCTGCATGATCTGCGGGGTGTCGGCGTTGATGCTGCTGTATGCGGCCGGCCTGTCGATCTGGGTGGCCGGGGCGTTCGGTTGCCTCACCGCGATGGCCGGTGCCGACGTCGCCATCGGCCTCTACGAGCGCTGGGCGGCCAGGCGCATCGGCGTCTGCGAAATCCCCCCGCCGGACTCCCGTCCGGATCAGTAA
- a CDS encoding DUF642 domain-containing protein, whose amino-acid sequence MTIWKKLTAPLLAATVLLGCAANAFAANLLVNGSFEQPGCSIAAGCVLDTPAEANFITGWTTFLSGVEYVRSASDGLVGVDLANYVYGNGGGIQQNFATAVGAKYRVTFSLGNSQYANRTGEGVVQLKVAGQTASFDTPSAKGVGATWATYTYDFTAVTAQTTLAFSNEQNPYAHFAFLDNVIVERL is encoded by the coding sequence ATGACTATCTGGAAAAAACTCACGGCGCCATTGCTGGCCGCCACTGTACTGCTGGGCTGCGCGGCCAATGCCTTTGCGGCCAACTTGCTGGTCAATGGCAGTTTTGAACAACCAGGCTGCTCCATTGCCGCCGGGTGCGTGCTCGACACGCCGGCAGAGGCCAACTTCATTACCGGCTGGACGACCTTCCTGTCGGGGGTCGAGTACGTCAGGAGTGCGTCGGACGGCTTGGTGGGGGTCGACCTGGCCAACTATGTCTACGGCAACGGTGGTGGCATTCAGCAGAACTTCGCCACCGCCGTTGGCGCCAAGTACCGGGTGACCTTTAGCCTGGGCAACTCGCAATATGCCAATCGGACCGGCGAGGGGGTGGTGCAACTCAAGGTTGCGGGCCAAACCGCTTCGTTCGATACCCCGAGTGCAAAGGGTGTGGGCGCCACTTGGGCCACCTACACCTACGACTTCACCGCGGTGACCGCGCAAACGACCCTGGCGTTTTCCAACGAACAGAATCCGTACGCCCACTTCGCTTTCCTCGACAACGTCATTGTCGAGCGTCTGTAA
- a CDS encoding phage baseplate assembly protein V — protein MFDALLRQQLGPLIERLAEMETELEDLYRRTDSLCRVGVCQEVDAASNTCKVSHGDLLTPAIRFFNPSAGAQSESRIPSVGEQCLLLNHGGGDGGAQSVALFGLNGSQFPPASTQASLTRRLYVDGTESGYDDALHAFHWNNGPAAFNGSREALALNLGPASLLITPQVIELQLGAVGLRLDASGVHLSGPVVDHQGRVISTA, from the coding sequence ATGTTCGACGCGCTTTTACGCCAGCAACTGGGCCCGTTGATCGAGCGTCTGGCCGAGATGGAGACGGAACTCGAAGACCTCTACCGGCGCACCGACAGCCTGTGTCGGGTTGGCGTGTGCCAGGAGGTCGATGCCGCCAGCAACACCTGCAAGGTCAGCCACGGTGACCTGCTGACCCCGGCGATCCGTTTCTTCAACCCCAGCGCCGGTGCGCAGAGCGAATCGCGCATTCCCTCGGTGGGTGAGCAATGCCTGTTGCTCAACCATGGTGGCGGTGATGGCGGTGCGCAATCGGTGGCGTTGTTCGGGCTCAACGGCAGCCAGTTTCCACCGGCCTCGACCCAGGCTTCGCTGACGCGTCGCCTCTATGTCGACGGCACGGAAAGTGGCTACGACGACGCCCTGCATGCCTTTCACTGGAACAACGGCCCGGCGGCGTTCAACGGCTCTCGCGAAGCGCTGGCGTTGAATCTCGGCCCGGCGAGCCTGTTGATCACGCCTCAGGTCATCGAACTGCAACTGGGCGCGGTCGGCTTGCGACTCGATGCTTCCGGTGTGCACCTGAGCGGCCCGGTGGTGGATCACCAGGGTCGCGTCATCAGTACCGCATAG
- a CDS encoding phage baseplate protein, which translates to MIGIDRNTGAAVDDWPQFVQRATRALTTPLGTRQKRPLYGSLIPELLGRNLGDDLLLLAQSYAAQAFYNEQNGIADFQPQAIVASRRCAGLVLRFAGTWNNRMQTFEVVT; encoded by the coding sequence ATGATCGGAATCGACAGAAACACCGGGGCGGCGGTCGACGACTGGCCGCAATTCGTACAGCGCGCCACCCGGGCGCTGACCACACCCCTGGGCACGCGGCAGAAGCGTCCGCTGTATGGCTCGCTGATCCCCGAGCTGCTGGGTCGCAACCTCGGCGACGACCTGTTGCTGCTCGCCCAGAGCTACGCCGCCCAGGCCTTTTACAACGAACAAAACGGTATCGCCGACTTCCAGCCGCAGGCCATCGTCGCCAGCCGCCGTTGCGCCGGCCTGGTGTTGCGCTTTGCCGGCACCTGGAACAACCGCATGCAAACTTTCGAGGTGGTGACATGA
- the mutS gene encoding DNA mismatch repair protein MutS, producing the protein MSDLSSHTPMMQQYWRLKNQHPDQLMFYRMGDFYEIFYEDAKKAAKLLDITLTARGQSAGQAIPMCGIPYHAAEGYLAKLVKLGESVVICEQVGDPATSKGPVERQVVRIITPGTISDEALLDERRDNLIAAVLGDERLFGLSVLDITSGNFSVLEIKGWENLLAELERINPVELLIPDDWPKDLPAEKRRGVRRRAPWDFERDSALKSLCQQFSTQDLKGFGCENLTLAIGAAGCLLAYAKETQRTALPHLRSLRHERLDDTVVLDGASRRNLELDVNLAGGRDNTLQSVVDRCQTAMGSRLLTRWLNRPLRDLTVLLARQTSITCLLDGYRFERLQPQLKEIGDIERILARIGLRNARPRDLARLRDALGALPELQVAMAELETPHIIQLAKITSTYPELAALLEKAIIDNPPAVIRDGGVLKTGYDSELDELQSLSENAGQFLIDLEAREKARTGLSHLKVGYNRIHGYFIELPSKQAESAPADYIRRQTLKGAERFITPELKAFEDKALSAKSRALAREKMLYEALLEDLIAQLPPLQDTAAALAELDVLSNLAERALNLDLNCPRFVNEPCMRINQGRHPVVEQVLTTPFVANDLSLDDNTRMLVITGPNMGGKSTYMRQTALIVLLAHIGSFVPAASCELSLVDRIFTRIGSSDDLAGGRSTFMVEMSETANILHNATERSLVLMDEVGRGTSTFDGLSLAWAAAERLAQLRAYTLFATHYFELTVLPEAQPLVANVHLNATEHNERIVFLHHVLPGPASQSYGLAVAQLAGVPSEVIVRAREHLGRLEATALPHETPKPAKGKQAAPQQSDMFASLPHPVLDELAKLDLDDLTPRRALEMLYTLKTRI; encoded by the coding sequence CTGTCCGATCTGTCCTCGCACACGCCAATGATGCAGCAGTACTGGCGCCTGAAGAACCAGCACCCCGACCAGTTGATGTTCTACCGCATGGGCGACTTCTACGAGATCTTCTACGAAGACGCGAAGAAGGCTGCCAAGTTGCTGGACATCACCCTGACCGCCCGTGGGCAGTCGGCCGGCCAGGCGATTCCGATGTGTGGGATTCCTTACCACGCAGCGGAAGGTTACCTGGCGAAACTGGTCAAGCTGGGTGAGTCGGTGGTGATCTGCGAGCAGGTCGGCGACCCGGCTACCAGCAAAGGGCCGGTCGAACGCCAGGTGGTGCGCATCATCACCCCGGGCACCATCAGTGACGAAGCCCTGCTCGACGAGCGCCGCGACAACCTGATTGCCGCGGTACTGGGCGACGAGCGCCTGTTTGGCCTGTCGGTGCTGGACATCACCAGCGGCAACTTCTCGGTGCTGGAAATCAAGGGCTGGGAAAACCTGCTGGCGGAACTGGAGCGGATCAACCCGGTGGAGCTGTTGATTCCGGATGATTGGCCGAAGGATTTGCCGGCGGAGAAACGTCGTGGCGTGCGTCGTCGTGCGCCGTGGGATTTCGAGCGCGACTCGGCGCTGAAAAGTCTTTGCCAGCAATTTTCCACCCAGGACCTCAAGGGTTTTGGCTGCGAGAACCTGACCCTGGCCATCGGCGCCGCCGGTTGCCTGCTGGCCTACGCCAAGGAAACCCAGCGTACCGCCCTGCCCCATTTGCGCAGCCTGCGCCATGAACGCCTGGACGACACCGTGGTGCTCGACGGCGCCAGCCGGCGCAACCTGGAACTGGACGTCAACCTCGCGGGCGGGCGTGACAACACCCTGCAATCGGTGGTCGATCGTTGCCAGACCGCCATGGGCAGCCGCCTGCTCACCCGCTGGCTGAACCGCCCATTGCGCGACCTGACCGTGCTGCTGGCGCGTCAGACCTCGATCACCTGCCTGCTCGATGGCTACCGCTTCGAACGGCTGCAACCGCAGCTCAAGGAAATCGGCGACATCGAACGGATTCTCGCGCGTATCGGTTTGCGCAATGCGCGTCCTCGCGACCTCGCCCGCCTGCGCGATGCGCTGGGTGCCCTGCCTGAGTTGCAGGTGGCAATGGCCGAACTGGAAACGCCGCACATCATCCAACTGGCGAAAATCACCAGCACCTACCCGGAGCTGGCGGCCCTGTTGGAAAAAGCCATCATCGACAACCCGCCGGCGGTCATCCGTGACGGCGGCGTGCTGAAGACCGGTTACGACAGCGAACTCGACGAGCTGCAATCGCTGAGCGAGAACGCCGGGCAATTCCTGATCGACCTGGAAGCCCGGGAAAAGGCGCGCACCGGCCTGTCGCACCTGAAAGTCGGCTACAACCGCATTCACGGCTACTTCATCGAACTGCCGAGCAAGCAGGCCGAGTCGGCCCCGGCGGACTACATCCGCCGCCAGACGCTCAAGGGCGCCGAGCGCTTCATCACCCCGGAACTCAAGGCTTTCGAAGACAAGGCGCTGTCGGCCAAGAGCCGTGCGCTGGCCCGCGAGAAGATGCTCTACGAAGCGCTGCTCGAAGACCTGATCGCGCAATTGCCGCCCCTGCAGGACACTGCGGCGGCACTGGCCGAGCTGGACGTGCTGAGCAACCTCGCCGAGCGCGCCCTCAACCTCGACCTCAATTGCCCGCGCTTCGTCAACGAGCCGTGCATGCGCATCAACCAGGGTCGCCACCCGGTGGTCGAGCAGGTGCTGACCACGCCGTTCGTGGCCAACGACCTGAGCCTCGACGACAATACCCGCATGCTGGTGATCACCGGTCCGAACATGGGCGGTAAATCCACCTACATGCGCCAGACCGCGTTGATCGTGCTGCTGGCGCACATTGGCAGCTTCGTCCCGGCGGCCAGTTGCGAGTTGTCGCTGGTCGACCGCATCTTCACGCGGATCGGTTCCAGCGACGACCTGGCCGGTGGTCGCTCGACCTTCATGGTGGAAATGAGCGAAACCGCGAACATCCTGCACAACGCCACCGAACGCAGCCTGGTGCTGATGGACGAAGTCGGTCGCGGCACCAGTACGTTTGACGGTCTGTCCCTGGCCTGGGCTGCGGCAGAACGTCTCGCCCAACTGCGCGCCTACACACTGTTCGCCACCCACTATTTCGAGCTGACGGTCCTGCCGGAAGCCCAACCGCTGGTGGCCAACGTGCACCTCAATGCCACCGAGCACAACGAGCGCATCGTGTTCCTGCACCACGTGCTGCCCGGCCCTGCCAGTCAGAGCTATGGCCTGGCCGTAGCCCAGCTGGCCGGGGTTCCGAGCGAAGTGATCGTGCGCGCCCGCGAACATCTGGGGCGCCTGGAAGCCACCGCGCTGCCCCACGAAACACCCAAACCAGCCAAGGGTAAACAGGCTGCGCCACAGCAAAGCGATATGTTCGCCAGCCTGCCGCACCCGGTGCTCGATGAACTGGCAAAACTGGATCTGGATGACCTGACACCCCGTCGGGCGCTCGAAATGCTCTATACACTGAAGACACGGATCTAA
- a CDS encoding baseplate J/gp47 family protein, with the protein MSMLIPGQNQLAEPSIVTVEAFEELLAEFKTFVVEYVGSRSPETAVKLAASLDNESELLTLALEAFCVRLQLHERKYNARIKQMLAWWATGSNLDARLADMGLERQLLDPGDPLAFPPIAPVYESDDDARLRYYLAPHAPAAGSRMQYRREVFTLGERPAVKVEALASGEVTVTYSFAPDGFAAQVKDGNGRRTAPGEVMVTVLARDGDGSASEALLDGVREHFARPDVRPETDRVTVQGAHIHNYRIRVVAKINAGPDSGLTKTAAQRQLQAYAQSCHRLEGRVDPSWIDYTLHNAGAVQLDILEPLEPIVTTAFEAPYCTAVEVEVLTL; encoded by the coding sequence ATGAGCATGTTGATCCCCGGCCAGAACCAGTTGGCCGAACCGTCGATCGTCACCGTGGAAGCGTTCGAAGAACTGCTCGCCGAGTTCAAGACGTTTGTCGTCGAGTACGTCGGCAGTCGTTCGCCAGAGACGGCGGTGAAGCTTGCGGCCAGCCTGGACAACGAAAGCGAATTGCTGACCCTGGCGCTTGAAGCCTTTTGTGTGCGCCTGCAACTGCACGAGCGCAAATATAACGCCCGCATCAAGCAGATGCTGGCCTGGTGGGCGACCGGCAGCAACCTGGACGCCCGCCTGGCCGACATGGGCCTGGAACGGCAACTGCTGGACCCTGGCGACCCGCTGGCGTTTCCACCGATTGCGCCGGTGTACGAAAGCGACGATGACGCGCGCTTGCGCTATTACCTGGCACCCCATGCACCGGCGGCCGGTTCGCGCATGCAGTATCGCCGCGAGGTGTTCACCCTTGGCGAACGCCCGGCGGTGAAGGTCGAGGCCCTGGCGTCAGGTGAAGTGACGGTGACTTACAGTTTCGCCCCGGACGGTTTTGCCGCGCAGGTCAAGGACGGCAATGGACGCCGCACGGCACCGGGCGAAGTGATGGTCACGGTGCTGGCGCGCGACGGTGATGGCTCGGCCTCCGAGGCCTTGCTCGATGGTGTGCGCGAGCACTTTGCCCGGCCCGATGTGCGGCCGGAGACCGACCGCGTCACGGTGCAGGGCGCGCACATCCATAACTACCGGATCCGCGTGGTGGCGAAGATCAACGCCGGTCCCGATTCGGGGCTGACCAAGACCGCTGCGCAACGGCAATTGCAGGCGTATGCGCAGAGCTGTCATCGCCTGGAAGGGCGGGTCGATCCGAGCTGGATCGACTACACGCTGCACAACGCCGGCGCGGTCCAACTGGATATTCTCGAACCGCTGGAGCCGATCGTCACCACGGCGTTCGAAGCGCCGTACTGCACCGCGGTCGAGGTCGAGGTGCTGACGTTATGA
- a CDS encoding helix-turn-helix transcriptional regulator — protein MQKRNVSTVLRALLDQHGISPTELHRRTGVPQSTLSRILSGKIVDPSDKHISKIAEYFAVSTDQLRGRADVAVSVAAGRDAVHSELKDISLWDDDTPVDEDEVSVPFLREVELAAGSGRFVIEESERASLRFGKRSLRHNGVQFDQAKCVTVRGNSMLPVLRDGATVGVNAGKSGIGDIVDGDLYAINHNGQLRVKQLYRLPTGIRLRSFNRDEHPDEDYSFQEMQEEQIVILGHVFWWGMYAR, from the coding sequence ATGCAAAAACGCAATGTTTCTACCGTATTAAGAGCACTGCTCGACCAGCACGGGATCTCCCCCACGGAGCTTCACCGTCGTACCGGCGTGCCTCAATCCACGCTGTCGCGCATTCTCAGCGGCAAGATCGTTGATCCTTCGGACAAGCACATCTCGAAGATCGCCGAGTATTTCGCCGTGAGTACCGACCAGTTGCGCGGGCGCGCGGATGTCGCCGTAAGCGTGGCAGCCGGGCGCGATGCAGTGCATTCGGAACTCAAGGACATAAGTCTGTGGGACGACGATACCCCCGTCGATGAAGATGAGGTGTCGGTCCCCTTTCTTCGCGAGGTTGAATTGGCAGCCGGATCAGGAAGATTCGTCATCGAAGAGAGCGAGCGCGCAAGCCTGCGCTTCGGCAAGCGCAGCCTGCGGCATAACGGCGTGCAGTTCGACCAGGCCAAATGCGTCACCGTGCGCGGCAACAGCATGTTGCCGGTGCTGCGGGACGGCGCGACTGTGGGCGTCAACGCTGGCAAGAGCGGCATCGGCGATATCGTCGACGGCGATCTTTATGCCATCAACCACAACGGCCAGTTGCGGGTAAAACAGTTGTATCGCCTGCCGACCGGCATTCGCCTGCGCAGCTTCAATCGTGACGAGCACCCGGACGAGGACTACAGCTTCCAGGAAATGCAGGAGGAGCAGATCGTTATCCTCGGCCACGTCTTCTGGTGGGGCATGTACGCCCGCTAA
- the fdxA gene encoding ferredoxin FdxA, translating to MTFVVTDNCIKCKYTDCVEVCPVDCFYEGPNFLVIHPDECIDCALCEPECPAVAIFSEDEVPEDMQEFIQLNVELAEIWPNITEKKESLPDAEEWDGVKGKIKDLER from the coding sequence ATGACCTTCGTCGTCACCGACAACTGCATCAAGTGCAAGTACACCGACTGCGTAGAAGTGTGTCCGGTGGACTGCTTTTACGAAGGCCCGAACTTCCTGGTGATTCACCCGGATGAGTGCATCGACTGCGCCCTGTGCGAGCCAGAATGCCCAGCCGTGGCCATCTTCTCCGAAGATGAAGTCCCGGAAGACATGCAGGAATTCATTCAGTTGAACGTTGAGTTGGCCGAAATCTGGCCGAACATCACCGAGAAGAAAGAGTCGTTGCCCGATGCCGAAGAGTGGGATGGCGTCAAAGGCAAGATCAAGGATCTCGAACGCTGA
- a CDS encoding phage tail protein: MADYYTLLTNAGIAYETACKAAGVPIKLSQISVGDGGGSVYNPAATATALKREVWRGPINALFQDEKNPSWLLAEVTIPPEDGGWYVREAGLWTDTGILYAIVKYPESFKPVLATSGSGKEFYIRSIFETSNAANVTLLIDDTVVKATRAWVMSYLAEELAKLDGKQSVRVATTDNIVLSGAQQVDGVAVVAGQRVLVRAQTTARDNGLYVAANGAWLRAADANTNAKVTANLTVMVEEGAINGDSLWHLVTNGPIELGTTALVFEMLAGRTGIQAGTYKSLTVDKYGRATAGSNPDTLAGFGIKDSYTKAEIEALIAQASALPVGSIVGLPVNKIPPGFLEIDGSVQSVATYPDLAALLGAAFNQGNEGAGYFRLPDSRGEFLRGWDHGRGVDIGRILGTRQTDQLQGHRHSRNLTGERERAYKDGTGYADNAVGSLGSAVVSASSGDPIPDGSNGAVRVGTETRPRNLAVMWCIKAWNAPINQGNIDVAALETQVLAFNNKISQLFKNPSDVKASRAINVTYTNSSALPILVNVAFVGTAPNQTAIIVLDGVSIYGSSFPSAGLSLAVSAIVPPGSTYKVPAGNYTITNWVEIW; encoded by the coding sequence ATGGCCGACTATTACACCCTGCTCACCAACGCAGGAATTGCCTACGAAACCGCCTGCAAGGCGGCGGGCGTGCCGATCAAGCTGTCGCAGATTTCGGTCGGCGACGGTGGTGGCAGCGTCTACAACCCGGCCGCCACTGCCACCGCGCTCAAGCGCGAAGTCTGGCGCGGCCCGATCAACGCCCTGTTCCAGGACGAAAAGAACCCCAGCTGGCTGCTCGCCGAAGTGACCATCCCGCCGGAAGACGGTGGCTGGTACGTGCGTGAAGCCGGGCTGTGGACCGACACCGGCATCCTCTATGCCATCGTCAAATACCCGGAATCGTTCAAGCCGGTGCTGGCGACCTCGGGCTCGGGCAAGGAGTTCTACATCCGCTCGATTTTCGAGACCAGCAATGCGGCGAACGTCACCCTGCTGATCGACGACACCGTGGTCAAGGCGACCCGGGCGTGGGTGATGAGCTACCTCGCCGAGGAACTGGCCAAGCTCGACGGCAAGCAATCGGTGCGCGTGGCGACCACGGACAACATCGTGCTCAGCGGCGCACAGCAGGTCGATGGCGTGGCGGTGGTGGCCGGGCAGCGGGTGTTGGTCAGGGCGCAGACGACAGCCAGGGACAATGGCCTTTATGTCGCGGCCAACGGCGCATGGTTGCGGGCAGCGGACGCCAACACCAACGCCAAGGTGACCGCCAACCTGACGGTGATGGTCGAGGAGGGCGCGATCAACGGCGACTCGCTATGGCACCTGGTGACCAACGGGCCGATTGAGCTGGGCACGACGGCGCTGGTGTTTGAAATGCTCGCGGGGCGCACCGGGATTCAGGCGGGGACGTACAAGAGCCTGACGGTGGACAAGTATGGCCGCGCCACGGCCGGCTCCAACCCGGACACCCTGGCGGGTTTTGGCATCAAGGACTCTTACACCAAAGCTGAAATCGAGGCGTTGATTGCGCAGGCGTCGGCATTGCCAGTTGGCAGCATCGTCGGATTACCGGTGAACAAGATCCCGCCCGGTTTTCTTGAAATCGACGGGAGTGTGCAGAGCGTTGCCACCTACCCGGATCTCGCGGCTCTTCTGGGCGCGGCGTTCAACCAGGGCAACGAAGGTGCAGGTTACTTCCGTCTACCTGATTCGCGAGGCGAGTTTCTGCGGGGTTGGGATCATGGGCGAGGGGTGGATATTGGGCGCATTCTTGGTACTAGACAAACCGATCAACTCCAAGGCCACCGACATTCAAGAAATCTCACTGGCGAACGTGAGCGAGCCTACAAAGATGGCACAGGGTACGCGGACAATGCTGTCGGTTCGCTAGGTTCAGCCGTAGTTAGCGCAAGTTCTGGCGATCCCATCCCCGACGGATCTAATGGTGCCGTACGTGTAGGCACTGAAACCCGCCCACGCAACCTGGCCGTGATGTGGTGCATCAAGGCGTGGAATGCTCCGATTAACCAGGGAAACATCGACGTTGCAGCACTTGAGACCCAAGTGCTGGCGTTTAACAACAAAATCTCTCAACTTTTCAAAAACCCTAGCGACGTCAAGGCGTCACGAGCGATCAACGTCACTTACACCAACAGTTCAGCGCTGCCTATTCTTGTCAACGTGGCTTTTGTCGGTACTGCTCCTAACCAGACCGCAATTATAGTTCTCGATGGTGTCAGCATCTATGGCTCTTCCTTTCCGAGCGCAGGGCTCAGTCTGGCGGTGTCTGCAATTGTTCCTCCTGGATCGACCTATAAGGTTCCGGCTGGCAATTACACCATTACCAATTGGGTGGAGATATGGTGA
- a CDS encoding Com family DNA-binding transcriptional regulator, whose translation MLKDCRCGHCQRLLARMAGRAELQIKCSRCGTLNHVRATCPERSPVSDTTAASAATTPLSHSQVKS comes from the coding sequence ATGTTGAAAGATTGCCGATGTGGGCATTGCCAAAGACTTCTCGCCCGGATGGCCGGGCGTGCAGAGCTCCAGATCAAATGTTCCCGCTGCGGGACGTTGAATCATGTGAGGGCCACGTGCCCCGAGCGATCGCCTGTGAGCGACACAACCGCTGCTTCGGCGGCAACAACCCCTCTCTCTCACTCACAGGTGAAATCATGA
- the rpoS gene encoding RNA polymerase sigma factor RpoS, translated as MALSKEVPEFDIDDEVLLMETGIGMDSMSNDEGAAPPSVRAKSKHSASLKQHKYIDYTRALDATQLYLNEIGFSPLLSPEEEVHFARLSQSGDPAGRKRMIESNLRLVVKIARRYVNRGLSLLDLIEEGNLGLIRAVEKFDPERGFRFSTYATWWIRQTIERAIMNQTRTIRLPIHVVKELNVYLRAARELTQKLDHEPSPEEIANLLEKPVGEVKRMLGLNERVSSVDVSLGPDSDKTLLDTLTDDRPTDPCELLQDDDLSQSIDQWLSELTDKQREVVIRRFGLRGHESSTLEDVGLEIGLTRERVRQIQVEGLKRLREILEKNGLSSESLFQ; from the coding sequence ATGGCTCTCAGTAAAGAAGTGCCGGAGTTTGACATCGACGATGAGGTTCTCCTGATGGAGACCGGCATCGGTATGGATTCGATGTCGAATGATGAAGGGGCGGCTCCACCTTCCGTTCGTGCCAAATCCAAACACTCCGCGTCGTTGAAGCAACACAAGTACATTGACTACACGCGGGCACTCGATGCCACGCAGCTGTATCTCAATGAAATCGGTTTTTCCCCGCTCCTGTCCCCCGAAGAAGAAGTTCACTTTGCGCGATTGTCGCAAAGTGGTGATCCGGCCGGGCGCAAACGCATGATTGAAAGCAACTTGCGGCTGGTGGTGAAAATCGCCCGTCGCTACGTCAATCGTGGCTTGTCGCTGCTGGACCTGATCGAAGAGGGCAACCTCGGACTGATCCGGGCGGTGGAGAAGTTCGACCCCGAACGTGGCTTCCGTTTTTCGACCTACGCAACCTGGTGGATCCGTCAGACCATCGAGCGCGCGATCATGAATCAGACCCGGACCATCCGGTTGCCGATCCATGTGGTCAAGGAACTCAACGTTTACTTGAGGGCCGCGCGGGAACTGACGCAAAAACTCGATCACGAACCCTCACCCGAAGAAATCGCCAACCTGCTGGAAAAACCGGTGGGAGAGGTCAAGCGCATGCTCGGCTTGAATGAGCGGGTTTCTTCGGTCGACGTCTCGCTGGGTCCTGATTCGGATAAAACCCTGCTGGACACCCTCACCGACGATCGCCCGACCGATCCGTGCGAACTGTTGCAGGATGACGACCTGTCGCAGAGCATTGATCAGTGGCTCTCGGAGTTGACCGACAAGCAACGCGAGGTGGTGATACGCCGCTTCGGCCTGCGTGGTCATGAGAGCAGTACGCTGGAAGACGTAGGCCTGGAAATCGGCTTGACCCGCGAGCGGGTCCGGCAGATTCAGGTTGAAGGCTTGAAGCGTCTTCGGGAGATCCTGGAGAAGAATGGCCTGTCGAGCGAGTCGCTGTTCCAGTAA
- a CDS encoding phage tail protein I produces MSDDPTRSTLLPANSSPLEQALDIGFGALLERIAPPFPELMNPATTPLAFLPYLGADRGVSEWSSAADEAEKRLTVELAWPTARQAGTRQALENAAKGLRLRPEVRAWYEQVPVGQPYSFSVRAFTEQPYSAEIDARLDQRLAQAKSERDLLSVSVGLSAFGSHVIGAATVCGELTSIYPIVIEGLEVSGQAFAAGALYTVETSIIYPQGS; encoded by the coding sequence ATGAGCGACGACCCAACCCGCTCGACGCTGCTGCCGGCCAACAGTTCGCCGCTGGAACAAGCCCTGGATATCGGCTTTGGCGCATTGCTTGAACGCATCGCACCGCCGTTTCCCGAGTTGATGAACCCGGCCACGACGCCACTGGCGTTCCTGCCGTATCTGGGGGCGGATCGCGGTGTCAGCGAATGGAGTTCCGCGGCGGATGAAGCAGAAAAACGCCTGACCGTCGAACTGGCCTGGCCGACGGCGCGCCAGGCCGGCACCCGCCAGGCCCTGGAAAACGCCGCGAAGGGCCTGCGCCTGCGGCCCGAAGTGCGGGCGTGGTACGAGCAGGTGCCAGTGGGCCAGCCGTACAGTTTTTCTGTGCGGGCGTTCACCGAGCAACCCTACAGCGCCGAAATCGACGCCCGTCTCGACCAACGCCTGGCGCAGGCCAAGAGCGAGCGCGACCTGTTGTCGGTGTCGGTGGGCCTGAGCGCCTTCGGCAGCCACGTCATCGGTGCGGCGACGGTGTGCGGCGAGCTGACCAGCATTTATCCCATCGTTATCGAAGGGCTCGAGGTGTCGGGGCAGGCCTTCGCGGCCGGCGCGCTCTACACCGTCGAAACCTCCATCATTTATCCACAGGGGTCCTGA